In the Marinomonas algicola genome, one interval contains:
- the dapD gene encoding 2,3,4,5-tetrahydropyridine-2,6-dicarboxylate N-succinyltransferase has protein sequence MANHIFSFGLGIGTQNKEGEWLEVFYPTPVINPETDTFNALNESTNYKGGNETLILDESDLNRLHMALLKAGNIQQAELASRLKASTQPVVLCVLAEDSAPTNPADAYLKLQLISHRLVKPHGTDLSGMFGLLINTAWTSEGPIDVRELADRQLNARMDGKTIEVFSVDKFPKMVNFVVPTGIRVGDAARIRLGAHLGEGTTVMHEGFVNFNAGTLGTSMVEGRISAGVVVGNGSDLGGGCSTMGTLSGGGNIVIAVGNECLIGANAGIGIGIGDRCTVESGLYITAGSKVTVLDENNEVVTVVKARELSGQSDLLFRRNSATGTIECKTNKSAIALNSALHAN, from the coding sequence ATGGCAAATCACATTTTTTCTTTTGGTCTAGGTATTGGTACGCAAAACAAAGAAGGCGAATGGTTAGAAGTATTCTACCCTACTCCGGTGATTAACCCTGAAACAGACACATTTAACGCCTTAAACGAAAGCACAAATTACAAAGGTGGTAATGAAACTCTTATTCTTGATGAAAGTGATTTAAATCGTCTGCATATGGCGCTATTAAAAGCAGGTAACATCCAACAAGCCGAGCTAGCGTCTCGCTTAAAAGCGTCCACACAACCCGTTGTATTATGCGTATTAGCAGAAGATTCCGCCCCTACCAACCCTGCCGATGCCTACCTAAAACTGCAGCTTATTTCTCATCGCTTAGTTAAACCTCATGGCACGGATCTATCTGGAATGTTTGGGCTATTAATTAATACCGCCTGGACCAGTGAAGGCCCTATTGATGTTCGCGAATTAGCTGACCGACAGCTAAACGCAAGAATGGATGGCAAAACCATTGAAGTATTCAGTGTGGATAAGTTCCCCAAAATGGTCAACTTTGTTGTTCCAACTGGCATACGTGTTGGCGATGCTGCACGCATTCGCTTGGGCGCTCATCTTGGTGAAGGCACAACCGTTATGCATGAGGGTTTTGTGAACTTTAATGCAGGCACATTAGGTACGAGTATGGTTGAGGGTCGAATCTCGGCAGGTGTCGTTGTCGGCAATGGTTCTGACCTTGGTGGTGGCTGCTCAACAATGGGAACACTTTCAGGTGGTGGTAACATCGTTATAGCGGTGGGCAACGAATGTCTAATTGGTGCCAATGCTGGTATTGGTATTGGTATTGGCGATCGTTGTACAGTGGAATCAGGCCTATACATTACAGCCGGTTCTAAAGTAACCGTTCTTGATGAAAACAATGAGGTTGTCACTGTTGTGAAAGCGCGCGAACTTTCAGGTCAATCTGACTTATTGTTCCGCCGTAATTCAGCTACAGGCACAATTGAATGCAAAACAAACAAATCCGCCATTGCATTAAATTCAGCCCTACACGCTAATTAA
- the dapE gene encoding succinyl-diaminopimelate desuccinylase, which yields MTMISPTLDLAIDLMSRPSVTPEDAGCQELMIKRLEAIGFHVEKMPFGDVKNFYAKRGTSGPNLCFAGHTDVVPTGPLDQWKVPPFEPKIIDGILYGRGAADMKGSLASMIIAVENFIEKHPNHEGQISFLITSDEEGPFVDGTTRVVDTLMERKETVDWCIVGEPSSTNQLGDIIKNGRRGSFSGDLTIHGKQGHVAYPHLAINPIHLAAPALDELANAHWDNGNDFFPPTSFQISNINSGTGATNIVPGSLLAQFNFRFSSELNFDKLKEKVIFILDKHNLNYDIKWTYNGLPFLTRPGELVDAMVKSIQTELSITPELSTTGGTSDGRFIAKMGTQVVELGPINATIHQINEQVDAESLNQLSRVYEGILTNLFASK from the coding sequence ATGACCATGATATCACCCACTTTAGATCTCGCAATTGACCTCATGTCTCGTCCCTCTGTAACACCAGAAGACGCAGGCTGCCAAGAACTTATGATCAAACGCCTAGAAGCCATTGGTTTTCATGTCGAAAAAATGCCTTTTGGCGATGTAAAAAACTTTTATGCTAAACGTGGGACCTCTGGACCAAACCTTTGCTTTGCAGGCCATACTGATGTGGTTCCCACAGGTCCTTTAGATCAATGGAAGGTGCCGCCATTCGAGCCAAAAATCATTGACGGTATTCTATATGGTCGTGGCGCGGCCGACATGAAAGGCAGCTTAGCCTCCATGATCATTGCAGTTGAAAACTTTATTGAGAAACACCCAAACCACGAAGGCCAAATATCATTTCTGATAACCAGTGATGAGGAAGGTCCGTTTGTTGACGGAACAACTCGCGTAGTGGATACTCTAATGGAAAGAAAGGAAACCGTCGACTGGTGCATTGTTGGAGAGCCGTCAAGCACAAACCAATTGGGGGACATCATCAAAAATGGCCGTAGAGGCTCTTTTAGCGGCGATTTAACCATTCATGGCAAACAAGGGCACGTAGCTTACCCGCATCTAGCAATAAACCCTATACACTTAGCCGCTCCAGCATTAGATGAGCTGGCTAATGCGCATTGGGATAATGGTAACGATTTCTTCCCACCAACAAGTTTCCAAATTTCCAATATAAACTCTGGCACAGGGGCAACCAATATCGTCCCGGGCTCTTTACTTGCGCAATTTAACTTTCGCTTTTCATCGGAGCTTAATTTCGACAAATTAAAAGAAAAAGTTATTTTCATACTTGATAAACATAACCTTAATTACGATATAAAATGGACCTATAATGGGCTACCATTTCTCACTCGCCCAGGTGAATTAGTTGATGCTATGGTAAAGTCAATTCAGACTGAGTTGAGCATTACCCCAGAGCTATCCACGACTGGAGGCACTTCTGATGGTCGCTTTATTGCAAAAATGGGCACGCAAGTAGTTGAACTTGGTCCTATCAATGCAACAATTCACCAAATCAATGAACAAGTAGATGCCGAGAGCTTAAATCAACTTTCGAGAGTATACGAAGGCATTCTCACCAATTTATTTGCCTCAAAATAA
- the panD gene encoding aspartate 1-decarboxylase, with product MQITLLKGKLHMACVTQAELWYDGSCAIDSDLVKRAGLREFEKIDIYNVSNGERFHTYVILAEAGSGTISMNGAAARRVQVGDRIIIAAYGQMDEREAEEFKPALVYLNQDNSVERTTNSIPVQVD from the coding sequence ATGCAAATAACGTTACTCAAAGGCAAGCTACATATGGCATGCGTAACTCAAGCTGAACTCTGGTATGACGGTTCATGTGCTATCGACAGCGATCTTGTAAAGCGAGCAGGATTAAGAGAGTTTGAAAAAATTGATATCTACAACGTTTCAAATGGAGAGAGATTCCATACCTATGTCATTCTTGCTGAAGCTGGGTCCGGCACCATTTCTATGAATGGAGCCGCAGCAAGAAGAGTTCAGGTTGGTGATCGTATTATTATCGCTGCTTATGGACAGATGGACGAAAGAGAAGCAGAGGAATTCAAGCCAGCACTCGTCTATTTAAATCAGGATAATTCCGTTGAAAGAACAACAAACAGCATTCCTGTTCAGGTAGATTAA
- a CDS encoding ArsC family reductase produces the protein MIQVYGIKNCDTMKKAFKWLEESDIPYEFHDYKKGALNEALLDQWINTLGWEALANKRGTTWRKLSEEEKNSMSDALAKKVLLESPSIIKRPLIVKEENIILGFKAEEYQKIFS, from the coding sequence ATGATTCAAGTTTATGGCATAAAAAACTGTGACACCATGAAAAAAGCCTTTAAGTGGCTAGAGGAATCCGACATTCCCTATGAATTTCATGATTATAAAAAAGGGGCATTAAATGAAGCGCTTCTTGATCAGTGGATTAACACGTTAGGATGGGAAGCGCTCGCAAACAAAAGAGGCACCACTTGGAGAAAACTGAGCGAGGAAGAAAAAAACAGTATGTCTGATGCTTTAGCCAAAAAAGTCCTGCTCGAATCTCCGTCTATTATTAAGCGCCCATTAATAGTAAAAGAAGAGAATATAATCCTTGGCTTTAAAGCTGAAGAATATCAAAAAATATTCTCTTAG
- a CDS encoding EAL domain-containing protein, with product MKKKLTIKVAGKLAIVLLCALVVATFGSYIFADKRATNEYESRLITLDEELSVYADLISGPVWGFDYKTVESILSILISQPDIINIVVLDHNEQQIVTLLSKDKGATVLISHSLPVLFSRSGFEKQIGRLLVSVGNDSLLSKRKETLYDLVSLSIGIFFLLSIASWLFVKFVVSRPLNAILLTINETTKDDHFSRVDCSCNDEFGIVIDGYNNLQKRLKSQHDHLIESGRRITTLYNTTPSVLFSLSLEGDIIDANDYFIDYFGLSREKAINQPFMNFIDSDSFNIHDDFLSPLLVNQEVHEIFIMVNKGDDCCPVLLDAKLHFEHDSQIVLAVMTDISGLVATQKELDHQATHDLLTGLLNRFGFQNRVEKRLVDCSSSDAYALIMIDLDHFKSINDIFGHQMGDSIIKILSKRIIENLPDDAVIARLGGDEFAVLIKGQIGGSTQGFDVSCCCRRILACLSQSILIENRTMNLSGSLGVSYYPKDASSVNELLRNADIAMYRAKQMGRGTEYVFEHALQHEITEKARYEEILRRALEEDLVIVFYQPIIDLSSQAIVGAEALVRLKDPDTGKIVFPDSFISIAEETGLIIQLGEKVLQQSVEDIQKLRREFNNDFYVSVNFSNRQFQQDNLVTTVVSILEENNLPPASLLVELTESLLIQNNSQSHDVLTALHDLGCKLAIDDFGTGYSALSYLNQFPIDILKIDRSFIANCESNLTDQSLVAAILNMSKGLGLKVVAEGVENDFQKAFLLSKECHLGQGYLFSRPVPFDDFVRYIKNY from the coding sequence ATGAAAAAAAAGCTGACTATAAAAGTGGCAGGCAAGCTGGCGATAGTGTTGTTATGTGCTTTAGTTGTCGCTACATTTGGTTCCTATATTTTTGCTGATAAAAGAGCGACGAATGAGTATGAGAGTCGGCTAATTACGTTGGATGAGGAATTATCGGTATATGCCGATTTAATCTCAGGGCCGGTATGGGGCTTTGACTATAAGACGGTAGAGAGCATTTTATCTATTCTTATAAGCCAGCCAGATATTATTAATATTGTTGTTCTTGATCATAATGAGCAACAAATAGTCACATTATTATCTAAGGATAAAGGTGCGACTGTATTAATTAGCCATTCTCTGCCCGTGCTTTTTAGCCGGTCTGGTTTCGAGAAGCAAATTGGTCGATTACTTGTTAGTGTAGGTAATGACTCTTTGCTGTCAAAAAGAAAAGAAACCCTCTATGATCTGGTTTCTTTATCAATCGGTATTTTCTTCTTACTTTCGATCGCGTCCTGGTTATTTGTCAAGTTCGTTGTTTCAAGACCATTAAATGCAATTCTTTTAACCATTAACGAGACTACAAAAGACGATCATTTTAGCCGTGTTGATTGCTCTTGTAATGATGAGTTCGGTATTGTAATTGACGGGTACAATAATCTTCAAAAACGCCTTAAAAGCCAACACGATCACCTTATTGAAAGCGGCCGAAGGATCACCACTCTTTATAATACAACACCATCCGTTTTATTCAGCCTGTCGCTTGAGGGTGATATTATTGATGCGAATGATTACTTTATTGACTATTTTGGGTTGTCACGAGAAAAGGCGATTAATCAGCCTTTTATGAATTTTATAGATTCGGATAGTTTTAATATTCATGATGACTTTTTGTCTCCTTTATTAGTAAATCAAGAAGTTCATGAGATATTTATTATGGTCAACAAGGGGGATGATTGTTGCCCTGTGCTATTGGATGCGAAGCTGCATTTTGAGCATGATTCTCAAATAGTTCTCGCTGTGATGACCGATATATCCGGTCTTGTTGCAACCCAAAAAGAATTAGATCATCAAGCCACTCATGATTTGTTAACTGGATTATTGAATCGATTTGGATTTCAAAATCGAGTTGAAAAACGCTTAGTAGATTGTTCAAGTTCAGACGCGTATGCACTAATAATGATTGATCTTGACCACTTTAAATCAATTAATGATATTTTTGGTCATCAAATGGGTGATTCAATTATCAAGATCTTATCTAAGCGAATAATCGAAAACCTTCCTGACGATGCCGTTATTGCTCGATTGGGGGGAGATGAATTTGCCGTTTTGATTAAAGGGCAGATTGGTGGGAGTACTCAAGGTTTTGATGTCTCTTGCTGTTGTCGTCGTATTCTAGCCTGTCTTTCGCAGTCCATTCTTATTGAAAATAGGACGATGAATTTATCCGGTTCGTTAGGGGTATCTTATTACCCTAAGGATGCCTCTTCCGTTAACGAGTTGCTTAGAAATGCAGATATTGCTATGTATAGAGCAAAGCAAATGGGCAGGGGGACAGAGTATGTTTTTGAGCACGCTTTGCAACATGAAATTACTGAGAAAGCGCGTTATGAAGAAATTCTAAGGCGAGCATTAGAAGAAGACTTAGTTATAGTCTTCTATCAGCCGATTATCGACTTAAGCTCTCAAGCTATTGTCGGCGCTGAGGCGTTGGTCAGGCTTAAAGATCCAGACACCGGAAAAATTGTTTTTCCTGATTCATTTATTTCGATAGCTGAAGAAACGGGACTCATCATTCAGCTTGGTGAGAAGGTGTTGCAACAATCTGTTGAAGATATCCAGAAGTTGAGACGCGAATTTAATAATGACTTTTATGTGAGTGTTAATTTTTCAAATAGACAGTTTCAGCAGGATAATTTGGTGACCACAGTTGTTTCCATCTTAGAGGAAAATAATTTACCCCCTGCGTCTTTATTGGTTGAGTTAACGGAAAGCTTATTAATTCAAAATAATTCTCAAAGCCATGATGTCCTTACCGCTTTACATGATCTAGGGTGTAAACTAGCTATTGATGATTTTGGTACGGGTTATTCAGCACTCAGTTATCTAAATCAATTTCCAATCGATATTTTAAAAATTGACCGCTCTTTTATTGCGAATTGCGAGTCTAATTTAACCGATCAGTCTCTTGTTGCTGCGATACTTAACATGAGTAAAGGATTAGGATTAAAGGTGGTGGCCGAAGGTGTTGAAAATGATTTTCAAAAAGCATTTTTACTTTCGAAAGAGTGTCATTTAGGTCAGGGCTATTTATTTAGCCGCCCCGTCCCTTTTGATGATTTTGTTCGTTACATTAAGAATTACTAA
- the tpx gene encoding thiol peroxidase, whose translation MTTVTLKGNAFETIAELPAIGSKAPAFDLVKADLSSTTLSDFSGKKIVLNIFPSIDTPTCATSVRKFNQQAVSLDGVGVVCVSADLPFAIGRFCGAEGIENVVAASSFRSSFGVDYGINFVTGPLTGLLSRSIVVIDANGIVTYTEQVSETADEPNYDAVLAHLA comes from the coding sequence ATGACTACGGTTACGCTTAAAGGAAACGCTTTTGAAACGATTGCCGAATTACCCGCCATCGGCTCCAAAGCACCCGCATTTGATTTAGTTAAAGCTGATTTATCAAGCACAACATTATCAGATTTTTCTGGGAAAAAAATTGTTTTAAACATTTTTCCCTCTATTGATACACCTACTTGCGCGACTTCTGTCCGTAAATTTAATCAACAGGCCGTCTCTCTCGATGGCGTCGGTGTTGTCTGTGTGTCTGCTGATTTACCTTTTGCTATCGGTCGCTTTTGTGGTGCTGAAGGGATTGAAAATGTGGTTGCCGCCTCTTCATTCAGAAGTTCGTTTGGGGTTGATTATGGTATTAACTTTGTAACAGGGCCTTTGACTGGGCTATTGTCTCGTTCGATTGTCGTGATTGACGCGAATGGCATTGTTACCTATACCGAACAGGTAAGCGAAACAGCTGATGAACCAAATTACGATGCGGTTCTTGCGCATCTTGCTTAA
- the map gene encoding type I methionyl aminopeptidase, which yields MSNETLKKIEELTVNGRVEVPKATPRKAATRFTDIADLEGMRLAGKLAADVLLMIEEYVVPGVTTDQLDIIAHNYMVTEQGCIPAPLNYHGFPNSICTSVNDVICHGIPSKKTLKKGDAVNIDITVIKDGYYGDTSKMFFVGDAPVHLQRLCKVTQECLYLAIKMVKPGTRLGDIGAAISAHAHKNNYSVVEEYCGHGLGTTFHGEPQVPHYGKPGTGYVLEEGMTFTIEPMINAGKKQVKHTGPDNWIAKTKDGRMSAQYEHSLLVTAEGVEVLTKRPGEPF from the coding sequence ATGAGCAACGAAACACTAAAAAAAATTGAAGAATTGACTGTAAATGGTCGCGTAGAAGTTCCCAAGGCCACACCTAGAAAAGCCGCAACACGTTTTACAGATATAGCCGATTTAGAGGGTATGCGCTTAGCAGGCAAGTTAGCCGCAGACGTTCTTTTAATGATTGAAGAATATGTTGTACCTGGCGTAACAACGGATCAACTTGATATTATTGCGCACAACTACATGGTTACTGAACAGGGTTGTATTCCTGCTCCCCTTAATTATCACGGCTTTCCCAACTCAATCTGCACATCGGTTAATGATGTAATTTGTCATGGTATCCCCTCTAAAAAAACCTTGAAAAAAGGCGATGCCGTTAACATTGACATTACTGTTATTAAAGATGGTTATTATGGTGATACCAGTAAAATGTTTTTTGTTGGTGACGCCCCTGTGCATCTGCAGAGACTCTGTAAAGTGACTCAGGAATGCCTCTACTTAGCCATTAAAATGGTAAAACCTGGCACTCGCCTAGGCGATATTGGTGCAGCCATCTCAGCTCATGCCCACAAAAATAATTACTCTGTCGTTGAAGAATATTGTGGTCACGGATTAGGCACGACATTCCATGGAGAACCTCAAGTTCCTCACTATGGGAAACCTGGTACGGGCTATGTTCTAGAGGAAGGCATGACCTTCACAATTGAGCCAATGATCAACGCGGGTAAAAAGCAGGTAAAACATACCGGTCCTGACAACTGGATCGCCAAAACAAAAGACGGCCGCATGTCGGCTCAATACGAACACTCTCTTTTGGTTACTGCAGAGGGAGTTGAAGTATTAACAAAGCGACCTGGCGAACCATTTTAA
- the glnD gene encoding [protein-PII] uridylyltransferase: MEFPVFPDTPPLLTPEEQIELTNPLCSANRYKQILESKTAIYNDLFNTLYPIEKLVKGRALLIDEILKAIWIANNLDNNDNISLIAVGGYGRSELHPNSDIDVLILLKERDSQLNASLESFITFLWDINLDIGHSVRTIDECVSLASEDITIITNLIEARPLYDPADLLETLKPKIDTTIMWDGHNFYQSKLEEQKLRHEKYQNTAYNLEPNLKECPGGLRDIQVIDWVAKRLLGTHRLRELVQKSFLSEDEYLQIKGAVGNLWRIRWALHTITGRKEDRLLFDHQRTLAQLFGFNSDDLKRNVERFMQGYYQSVAAIQQLNDMLLQHFEESFLDLDEHANITIINDRFQTFNGQLELRDPNTFSTTPSSMLEIYVILGTLEETKGMRASTMRALRDNLDRIDDEFRNAPVNTALFMDIIASPYNLTSLLRSMKHIGLLGRYLPEFGAIIGQMQHDLFHIYTVDAHTLQLVENLRKMLQPEARQQFPISSQAIRHLSKVELLYIAGLYHDIAKGRGGDHSILGCTDAREFCIRHGLNKHDTELVVWLVLHHLKMSVIAQRKDISDPEVIWEFASFVKDQEHLDYLFILTVADINATNPTMWNSWRASLMRQLYLETKRALRRGLDSPIDAEMLSDEHKQRALELLIERNVDIIDAENIWDNIEEEYFIRSNGDEIAWNTEAILKHSPSEKPLVAISPLGGRNFSGASKIFVYTPLTAHLFAVIAATLEQLGLTILDAKISTSTTKYSLDTFVVMDDNDEAPNLYLDKERISLIRETLIQQLKSPSLFESLIQRYTPRILKIFNAPSSVRLVSEPEEVWSALEVIAPDRPGLLAMIGQFFMTHNIMLHKAKIATLGERVEDTFYITEPDGNVIIDPNRIDEICTQLKEKIDQFSQSK, translated from the coding sequence ATGGAGTTCCCCGTTTTTCCAGACACACCTCCGCTTTTAACACCTGAAGAGCAAATTGAACTTACAAATCCTCTTTGCTCCGCAAATCGTTACAAGCAAATACTCGAATCAAAAACAGCCATTTATAATGACCTATTTAACACGTTATACCCAATTGAAAAGCTGGTTAAAGGTCGAGCGCTGCTTATCGATGAAATCTTAAAAGCAATCTGGATAGCAAACAACTTAGACAATAACGACAATATCAGCCTTATTGCTGTAGGTGGTTATGGTCGTAGTGAACTGCACCCAAACTCGGATATAGATGTACTTATTCTTTTGAAAGAAAGAGACTCCCAGCTTAACGCTTCGCTTGAGTCCTTCATCACGTTTCTTTGGGATATCAATTTAGATATAGGTCACAGTGTTAGAACCATTGACGAGTGTGTCAGCTTAGCCAGTGAAGACATAACCATTATTACTAATTTAATTGAAGCCAGGCCGCTTTATGATCCTGCTGATCTACTGGAGACACTAAAACCCAAAATAGATACCACAATCATGTGGGACGGCCACAATTTTTACCAAAGCAAGCTAGAAGAGCAGAAGCTCCGACACGAAAAGTATCAAAATACAGCCTACAATTTAGAGCCCAACTTAAAAGAATGCCCTGGAGGCCTTCGGGATATCCAGGTAATTGATTGGGTGGCAAAACGCCTTTTAGGAACACATAGACTAAGAGAGCTCGTGCAAAAATCCTTTCTTTCAGAAGATGAGTATTTGCAAATCAAAGGTGCGGTTGGCAACCTTTGGCGCATAAGATGGGCCCTCCATACCATTACCGGTAGAAAAGAAGACCGTTTACTTTTCGACCACCAAAGAACCTTAGCGCAATTATTTGGCTTCAACAGCGATGACCTAAAACGCAATGTTGAGCGCTTTATGCAAGGCTATTACCAAAGTGTGGCCGCAATACAGCAACTTAACGACATGCTTCTACAACATTTTGAAGAGTCTTTTTTAGATCTTGATGAACACGCCAACATCACCATTATCAATGACCGGTTTCAAACCTTTAACGGTCAATTAGAACTACGCGATCCAAACACATTCTCAACAACGCCGTCCTCTATGCTCGAAATTTACGTCATATTAGGCACATTAGAAGAGACTAAGGGCATGCGTGCCAGCACCATGCGGGCATTAAGAGACAACTTAGATAGGATTGATGATGAATTCAGAAACGCCCCCGTCAATACTGCTCTATTTATGGACATTATTGCCAGCCCTTACAACCTAACGTCTTTACTTAGATCCATGAAGCACATTGGCTTACTTGGGCGTTATTTACCTGAATTTGGCGCCATAATAGGTCAAATGCAACACGACTTATTTCATATATATACTGTAGACGCTCATACATTACAGTTAGTTGAAAACCTCAGAAAAATGCTTCAGCCTGAAGCAAGACAGCAATTTCCCATCTCCTCTCAAGCTATAAGACATCTATCAAAAGTTGAACTCTTGTATATTGCAGGCTTATATCATGATATTGCGAAAGGTCGTGGTGGTGATCATTCCATTTTAGGTTGCACAGATGCAAGAGAATTTTGCATTCGCCATGGTCTTAACAAACACGACACAGAACTTGTGGTATGGCTTGTTTTACATCACTTAAAGATGTCGGTCATTGCGCAAAGAAAAGACATCTCAGATCCTGAAGTGATATGGGAGTTTGCAAGCTTTGTTAAAGATCAAGAACATCTTGATTACCTCTTTATTTTAACGGTTGCAGACATTAATGCGACCAACCCAACCATGTGGAACAGCTGGCGCGCGTCACTAATGCGCCAACTTTACCTTGAAACTAAAAGGGCGCTGAGACGAGGCTTAGATTCACCGATCGACGCAGAGATGCTTAGTGATGAACACAAGCAGCGAGCCCTTGAACTTTTGATAGAGCGTAATGTTGATATTATTGATGCAGAAAATATATGGGATAATATTGAAGAAGAATATTTTATTCGTTCAAATGGTGATGAAATCGCCTGGAACACGGAAGCCATATTAAAGCATTCTCCGAGCGAAAAACCACTTGTTGCAATTAGCCCCTTAGGCGGTCGGAATTTTTCCGGCGCAAGCAAGATTTTTGTCTATACTCCGCTCACGGCCCATCTATTTGCCGTAATCGCAGCAACGCTAGAACAATTAGGACTCACTATTCTTGATGCGAAAATCAGTACATCGACAACAAAGTACAGCTTAGACACCTTTGTTGTTATGGATGATAATGATGAAGCCCCCAATTTGTATCTTGATAAAGAGCGCATATCTCTTATTAGAGAAACCTTAATCCAACAACTCAAATCCCCTTCATTATTTGAGAGTTTAATCCAACGATATACACCAAGAATTTTAAAGATTTTCAACGCACCTTCAAGCGTTAGACTAGTAAGTGAGCCGGAAGAAGTCTGGTCCGCCCTAGAAGTCATCGCGCCTGATAGACCTGGATTGCTGGCCATGATTGGACAGTTTTTTATGACACATAACATTATGCTTCATAAAGCAAAAATCGCCACACTTGGAGAACGCGTAGAAGACACCTTTTACATAACTGAGCCAGATGGCAACGTCATTATTGACCCCAATAGAATTGATGAAATCTGCACCCAGTTAAAAGAAAAAATCGATCAATTCTCGCAAAGCAAATAA
- the dapC gene encoding succinyldiaminopimelate transaminase, translating to MNPHIQSLHPYPFEKLANLLADIKPHPEKELIKLTIGEPQHAAPQFVKDCLAQNLNGISKYPLTKGDPALSEAIAQWCKTRFSLASLDPKSQVIPVTGTREALFAITQTLIDSNGKDLIISPNPFYQIYEGAGILAGAELHFLNCDANNNYQINYKDVPNSVWERCKIVFVCSPNNPTGSLTSLEEYGFLIEKAKTYNFTLIADECYSEIYFDESKKPLGLLEACEKLGNEGYQNCLVFHSLSKRSNLPGLRSGFVAGDADILKAFLLYRTYQGCAMPPHHQAASILAWQDEEHVLENRHLYRKKFKAAIDILSPVMSISHPEAAFYLWPKTDMDDETFCRELYQQESVLVLPGQYLARSVNGVNPGKHHVRMALVADEINCIEAVNRIKNFILNNIKTP from the coding sequence ATGAACCCACATATTCAATCTTTACACCCTTACCCTTTTGAAAAATTAGCGAACTTGCTTGCCGATATTAAGCCGCACCCAGAAAAAGAGCTCATCAAGCTCACCATTGGTGAGCCACAGCATGCCGCACCTCAATTCGTTAAAGACTGTTTAGCTCAAAATCTAAACGGCATCAGTAAATACCCTTTAACGAAAGGTGACCCAGCCCTAAGTGAAGCCATCGCTCAATGGTGCAAAACACGCTTCTCTCTAGCATCGTTAGACCCAAAGTCTCAAGTTATCCCTGTAACAGGGACAAGAGAAGCCTTATTTGCTATTACCCAGACACTGATCGACAGTAATGGCAAGGATCTCATTATTAGCCCCAATCCTTTTTATCAGATTTATGAAGGTGCTGGCATACTCGCAGGAGCCGAGCTTCACTTCCTAAACTGTGATGCTAACAATAATTACCAAATAAACTATAAAGACGTCCCGAACTCAGTTTGGGAACGCTGCAAAATTGTTTTCGTATGCTCACCCAATAACCCAACAGGAAGTCTGACGTCATTGGAAGAGTATGGTTTTTTAATAGAAAAAGCCAAAACGTACAACTTTACATTAATTGCAGACGAGTGCTATTCAGAAATTTATTTTGATGAATCTAAGAAGCCACTTGGCCTATTAGAAGCTTGTGAAAAGCTTGGGAATGAAGGTTATCAAAATTGCTTAGTATTTCATTCATTATCAAAAAGGTCGAATTTACCCGGTTTACGTTCTGGTTTCGTTGCTGGAGACGCCGATATTCTAAAAGCATTTTTACTGTATCGTACTTACCAGGGCTGCGCCATGCCACCCCATCATCAAGCGGCTTCAATTTTAGCGTGGCAGGATGAAGAGCACGTTTTAGAAAATCGTCATCTTTATCGTAAAAAATTCAAGGCGGCAATTGACATTCTTTCACCAGTAATGTCAATTTCCCACCCAGAAGCCGCTTTTTATCTATGGCCTAAAACGGATATGGATGATGAAACTTTTTGCCGAGAACTTTATCAGCAAGAATCTGTACTGGTCCTTCCAGGACAATACTTGGCTCGCTCAGTCAATGGAGTGAATCCTGGCAAACATCACGTAAGAATGGCTCTGGTAGCGGATGAAATAAACTGCATAGAAGCCGTAAACAGAATTAAAAACTTTATTCTAAATAACATCAAAACACCTTAA